Proteins from one Cicer arietinum cultivar CDC Frontier isolate Library 1 chromosome 3, Cicar.CDCFrontier_v2.0, whole genome shotgun sequence genomic window:
- the LOC101498574 gene encoding protein RETICULATA-RELATED 3, chloroplastic-like isoform X2: MDTIYFEVFTLQLILLFSHSFHYLNSVKMATVALLRFTPAFGKSHAFSFPSLLSSHHQFHNHSLYLTSPTHLPKRLKVNFAGGDGGDGVGWGGSGGGGGSWGDDDGNSKDSSFGILGLFLNGWRSRVTADPQFPFKVLMEELVGVTSAVLGDMASRPNFGLNELDFVFSTLVVGAILNFTLMYILAPTMGSSSVKVPAIFASCPKSHMFEPGVFSLLDRFGTLVYKGTIFAVVGLGAGLVGTAISNGLVKMRKKMDPNFESPNKPPPTLLNALTWAAHMGFSSNLRYQTLNGVEFLLEKWLNPLVFKTSVLVLRCSNNVLGGMTFVMLARLTGSQSVGEEKPSSVKVESGEKEKVEREELLENVNQTTVSK, translated from the exons ATGGATACCAT CTATTTTGAGGTTTTTACTTTACAGTTGATCTTGCTCTTCTCTCACTCATTCCACTATCTAAATTCAG TGAAAATGGCAACGGTGGCACTTCTGCGTTTTACTCCAGCATTTGGTAAAAGCCATGCATTTTCATTTCCATCACTATTATCATCACATCATCAGTTTCATAACCATTCTCTATATCTCACCAGCCCAACCCATTTGCCTAAAAGATTGAAAGTTAACTTTGCTGGAGGGGATGGCGGTGATGGGGTTGGTTGGGGTGGTAGTGGTGGTGGAGGTGGAAGTTGGGGGGATGATGATGGAAATTCAAAAGATTCGTCTTTTGGGATTTTGGGTCTGTTTCTGAATGGATGGAGATCAAGGGTTACTGCTGATCCACAGTTTCCTTTCAAGGTTTTGATGGAAGAGTTGGTTGGTGTCACTTCTGCTGTTTTAGGTGACATGGCTTCAAGGCCTAATTTTGGGCTGAATGAACTTGACTTTGTATTTTCAACTCTTGTTGTTGGTGCTATTCTCAATTTCACGCTCATGTATATTTTGGCACCTACAATGGGATCTTCATCAGTCAAAGTACCAGCGATCTTTGCATCTTGTCCCAAGAGTCACATGTTTGAACCTGGTGTCTTTAGTTTATTGGATAGGTTTGGAACTTTGGTTTATAAAGGAACCATTTTTGCTGTTGTTGGGTTGGGTGCTGGTCTGGTTGGAACTGCAATTTCAAATGGGTTGGTTAAGATGAGGAAGAAAATGGATCCCAATTTTGAGTCCCCAAACAAGCCTCCGCCCACATTGCTGAATGCTCTCACTTGGGCTGCTCACATGGGTTTCAGCAGCAACCTCAGGTACCAAACTCTCAATGGTGTCGAGTTCCTGTTGGAGAAATGGCTTAATCCCTTGGTCTTCAAGACCTCGGTGTTGGTTCTCAGGTGCTCAAACAACGTTCTTGGGGGAATGACGTTTGTTATGTTGGCAAGGTTGACAGGGTCACAGAGTGTTGGTGAAGAAAAACCATCATCTGTGAAAGTTGAGTCAGGTGAGAAGGAGAAGGTGGAAAGGGAAGAGCTTTTGGAGAATGTCAATCAAACAACAGTATCAAAGTGA
- the LOC101500501 gene encoding putative zinc transporter At3g08650, with product MLHMAPNLKLRLVVSLLFLLLSFLAFGNSNAESENEVLHKVRTAPHKDVGSIVIDGTGVENSFKVENGNNVVGNSNRKGGSNRVSVSTVALFTLAMAAATGLGAVPFFFVELDPQWAGLCNGMAAGVMLAASFDLIQEGQDYGSGSWVVTGILAGGIFIWLCKKFLEQYGEVSMLDLKGADATKVVLVIGIMTLHSFGEGSGVGVSFAGSKGFTQGLLVTLAIAVHNIPEGLAVSMVLASRGVSPQNAMLWSVITSLPQPIVAVPSFICADAFSKFLPFCTGFAAGCMIWMVVAEVLPDAFKEASSSQVASAATLSVAFMEALSTFFQNFSHDYNSEDASGFFVSLLFGLGPSLGGVFLVAFALAFQLKHALLMGTACGIAFVLGAWRPVQLILSSKLGLVPVISLLAIGAVFVHISSSAVLKLAANKKTSAHNLPTITGFPISVHTLQSFISCGAVAFHAVAEGLALGVAAPKAYGLGRHMVLPVSLHGLPRGAAVASCIFGATDSWHGSLAAAAIIGFMGPISAIGAILSGIDYSGLDHIMVLACGGLIPSFGSVVKRSISLDKRKSTCGLIVGITFATLCLTFTRLVCLHTPYCNSAPEAVR from the exons ATGTTGCACATGGCTCCAAATCTGAAGCTAAGGTTGGTTGTTTCCTTGCTGTTTTTACTGCTGAGCTTTCTTGCATTCGGAAATTCGAATGCAGAATCGGAAAATGAAGTTTTGCATAAAGTAAGAACTGCTCCACATAAGGATGTAGGATCCATTGTAATTGATGGTACTGGTGTAGAGAATTCCTTCAAGGTTGAGAATGGAAATAATGTGGTTGGTAATAGTAATAGGAAGGGTGGAAGCAATAGAGTTTCGGTTTCAACGGTTGCGTTGTTTACGTTGGCAATGGCAGCTGCTACTGGTTTAGGTGCAGTGCCTTTCTTCTTTGTAGAGCTTGATCCACAATGGGCTGGTTTATGTAACGGAATGGCTGCAGGTGTTATGTTGGCTGCAAGTTTTGATCTAATACAGGAAGGGCAGGATTATGGTTCTGGAAGCTGGGTTGTCACTGGAATTCTAGCTGGTGGAATCTTTATTTGGTTATGTAAAAAG TTTCTTGAGCAGTATGGGGAAGTAAGCATGTTGGACTTAAAAGGTGCTGATGCAACCAAAGTTGTTCTTGTTATTGGAATAATGACACTTCATTCTTTTGGAGAGGGATCTGGGGTTGGGGTCTCCTTTGCTGGCTCAAAGGGTTTTACTCAAGGCTTGTTGGTAACCTTGGCTATTGCGGTGCACAACATACCAGAGGGATTAGCTGTGAGCATGGTCCTGGCATCAAGAGGTGTTTCTCCACAGAATGCTATGTTATGGAGTGTAATTACATCTTTACCTCAG CCAATTGTAGCTGTTCCTTCTTTCATTTGTGCGGATGCATTCAGCAAGTTTCTTCCTTTCTGTACGGGATTTGCTGCTGGGTGCATGATTTGGATGGTTGTTGCTGAAGTGCTTCCTGATGCATTCAAG GAAGCCTCCTCTTCGCAGGTTGCATCAGCAGCAACCCTTTCTGTAGCATTTATGGAAGCTCTCAGCACCTTCTTTCAGAATTTCAGCCATGATTACAA CTCTGAGGATGCTTCCGGCTTCTTTGTTTCGTTACTTTTTGGCCTTGGCCCATCACTGGGTGGTGTTTTCCTGGTTGCATTTGCTCTTGCTTTTCAACTTAAGCATGCTCTTCTCATGGGTACTGCTTGTGGTATTGCCTTTGTCCTTGGTGCATGGCGACCCGTGCAACTTATTTTGTCTTCAAAATTGGGACTTGTTCCCGTCATATCACTCCTTGCTATAGGGGCTGTTTTCGTCCATATTTCTTCCTCCGCTGTATTGAAGCTTGCAGCTAACAAAAAAACCTCAGCACATAACTTACCTACAATCACTGGCTTCCCCATCAGTGTTCACACCCTTCAATCATTCATATCATGTGGTGCAGTTGCTTTTCATGCTGTGGCGGAAGGACTTGCATTGGGAGTGGCTGCACCAAAGGCTTATGGACTTGGTCGTCATATGGTCCTTCCGGTCTCGTTACACGGGCTTCCTCGAGGTGCAGCTGTGGCTAGCTGCATATTTGGAGCCACTGATAGCTGGCATGGTTCTCTTGCAGCAGCTGCCATAATTGGATTTATGGGTCCGATATCAGCAATCGGAGCTATTCTCAGTGGTATTGATTATAGTGGTCTTGATCACATAATGGTTCTTGCCTGTGGTGGATTAATTCCTAGCTTCGGAAGTGTAGTTAAGAGATCGATTAGTTTGGATAAACGGAAGAGCACCTGTGGCCTTATCGTAGGTATCACGTTTGCTACTTTATGTCTAACATTTACTAGATTGGTTTGCTTGCATACACCATACTGTAATTCTGCGCCGGAGGCTGTTAGATAA
- the LOC101498574 gene encoding protein RETICULATA-RELATED 3, chloroplastic-like isoform X3, with translation MATVALLRFTPAFGKSHAFSFPSLLSSHHQFHNHSLYLTSPTHLPKRLKVNFAGGDGGDGVGWGGSGGGGGSWGDDDGNSKDSSFGILGLFLNGWRSRVTADPQFPFKVLMEELVGVTSAVLGDMASRPNFGLNELDFVFSTLVVGAILNFTLMYILAPTMGSSSVKVPAIFASCPKSHMFEPGVFSLLDRFGTLVYKGTIFAVVGLGAGLVGTAISNGLVKMRKKMDPNFESPNKPPPTLLNALTWAAHMGFSSNLRYQTLNGVEFLLEKWLNPLVFKTSVLVLRCSNNVLGGMTFVMLARLTGSQSVGEEKPSSVKVESGEKEKVEREELLENVNQTTVSK, from the coding sequence ATGGCAACGGTGGCACTTCTGCGTTTTACTCCAGCATTTGGTAAAAGCCATGCATTTTCATTTCCATCACTATTATCATCACATCATCAGTTTCATAACCATTCTCTATATCTCACCAGCCCAACCCATTTGCCTAAAAGATTGAAAGTTAACTTTGCTGGAGGGGATGGCGGTGATGGGGTTGGTTGGGGTGGTAGTGGTGGTGGAGGTGGAAGTTGGGGGGATGATGATGGAAATTCAAAAGATTCGTCTTTTGGGATTTTGGGTCTGTTTCTGAATGGATGGAGATCAAGGGTTACTGCTGATCCACAGTTTCCTTTCAAGGTTTTGATGGAAGAGTTGGTTGGTGTCACTTCTGCTGTTTTAGGTGACATGGCTTCAAGGCCTAATTTTGGGCTGAATGAACTTGACTTTGTATTTTCAACTCTTGTTGTTGGTGCTATTCTCAATTTCACGCTCATGTATATTTTGGCACCTACAATGGGATCTTCATCAGTCAAAGTACCAGCGATCTTTGCATCTTGTCCCAAGAGTCACATGTTTGAACCTGGTGTCTTTAGTTTATTGGATAGGTTTGGAACTTTGGTTTATAAAGGAACCATTTTTGCTGTTGTTGGGTTGGGTGCTGGTCTGGTTGGAACTGCAATTTCAAATGGGTTGGTTAAGATGAGGAAGAAAATGGATCCCAATTTTGAGTCCCCAAACAAGCCTCCGCCCACATTGCTGAATGCTCTCACTTGGGCTGCTCACATGGGTTTCAGCAGCAACCTCAGGTACCAAACTCTCAATGGTGTCGAGTTCCTGTTGGAGAAATGGCTTAATCCCTTGGTCTTCAAGACCTCGGTGTTGGTTCTCAGGTGCTCAAACAACGTTCTTGGGGGAATGACGTTTGTTATGTTGGCAAGGTTGACAGGGTCACAGAGTGTTGGTGAAGAAAAACCATCATCTGTGAAAGTTGAGTCAGGTGAGAAGGAGAAGGTGGAAAGGGAAGAGCTTTTGGAGAATGTCAATCAAACAACAGTATCAAAGTGA
- the LOC101498574 gene encoding protein RETICULATA-RELATED 3, chloroplastic-like isoform X1, producing the protein MNLLLRVHHTYVRIRLIQSYFEVFTLQLILLFSHSFHYLNSVKMATVALLRFTPAFGKSHAFSFPSLLSSHHQFHNHSLYLTSPTHLPKRLKVNFAGGDGGDGVGWGGSGGGGGSWGDDDGNSKDSSFGILGLFLNGWRSRVTADPQFPFKVLMEELVGVTSAVLGDMASRPNFGLNELDFVFSTLVVGAILNFTLMYILAPTMGSSSVKVPAIFASCPKSHMFEPGVFSLLDRFGTLVYKGTIFAVVGLGAGLVGTAISNGLVKMRKKMDPNFESPNKPPPTLLNALTWAAHMGFSSNLRYQTLNGVEFLLEKWLNPLVFKTSVLVLRCSNNVLGGMTFVMLARLTGSQSVGEEKPSSVKVESGEKEKVEREELLENVNQTTVSK; encoded by the exons ATGAATCTGCTATTGAGGGTACACCATACTTATGTTAGGATCAGATTAATCCAAAG CTATTTTGAGGTTTTTACTTTACAGTTGATCTTGCTCTTCTCTCACTCATTCCACTATCTAAATTCAG TGAAAATGGCAACGGTGGCACTTCTGCGTTTTACTCCAGCATTTGGTAAAAGCCATGCATTTTCATTTCCATCACTATTATCATCACATCATCAGTTTCATAACCATTCTCTATATCTCACCAGCCCAACCCATTTGCCTAAAAGATTGAAAGTTAACTTTGCTGGAGGGGATGGCGGTGATGGGGTTGGTTGGGGTGGTAGTGGTGGTGGAGGTGGAAGTTGGGGGGATGATGATGGAAATTCAAAAGATTCGTCTTTTGGGATTTTGGGTCTGTTTCTGAATGGATGGAGATCAAGGGTTACTGCTGATCCACAGTTTCCTTTCAAGGTTTTGATGGAAGAGTTGGTTGGTGTCACTTCTGCTGTTTTAGGTGACATGGCTTCAAGGCCTAATTTTGGGCTGAATGAACTTGACTTTGTATTTTCAACTCTTGTTGTTGGTGCTATTCTCAATTTCACGCTCATGTATATTTTGGCACCTACAATGGGATCTTCATCAGTCAAAGTACCAGCGATCTTTGCATCTTGTCCCAAGAGTCACATGTTTGAACCTGGTGTCTTTAGTTTATTGGATAGGTTTGGAACTTTGGTTTATAAAGGAACCATTTTTGCTGTTGTTGGGTTGGGTGCTGGTCTGGTTGGAACTGCAATTTCAAATGGGTTGGTTAAGATGAGGAAGAAAATGGATCCCAATTTTGAGTCCCCAAACAAGCCTCCGCCCACATTGCTGAATGCTCTCACTTGGGCTGCTCACATGGGTTTCAGCAGCAACCTCAGGTACCAAACTCTCAATGGTGTCGAGTTCCTGTTGGAGAAATGGCTTAATCCCTTGGTCTTCAAGACCTCGGTGTTGGTTCTCAGGTGCTCAAACAACGTTCTTGGGGGAATGACGTTTGTTATGTTGGCAAGGTTGACAGGGTCACAGAGTGTTGGTGAAGAAAAACCATCATCTGTGAAAGTTGAGTCAGGTGAGAAGGAGAAGGTGGAAAGGGAAGAGCTTTTGGAGAATGTCAATCAAACAACAGTATCAAAGTGA
- the LOC101500186 gene encoding protein RETICULATA-RELATED 2, chloroplastic-like, producing MATMALLRFTPPSAKTHDALSFSSPPQFHNRSGSIYLNNPTPHLPQRLKLSFAGGDGVGRGVGGGSGGGGGGGSESWGDNDDGDSKDSSFGILGLFLNGWRSRVAADPQFPFKVLMEELVGVTACVLGDMASRPNFGLNELDFVFSTLVVGAILNFTLMYLLAPTLGSSSASVPAIFASCPKSHMFEPGVFSLLNRLGTLVYKGAIFSAVGFGAGLVGTAVSNGLITMKKKMDPNFETPNKPPPTLLNALTWAAHMGLSSNLRYQTLNGAEFVLEKGLSPLAFKTSVLVLRVVNNVLGGVSFVMLARLTGSQGVDSEEKASQSQLEVGFGEKVEEALENSNQTNPSN from the coding sequence ATGGCAACGATGGCTCTCTTGCGTTTTACACCCCCCTCTGCTAAAACCCATGATGCACTTTCATTTTCATCACCTCCTCAGTTTCATAACCGTTCTGGTTCTATATATCTCAACAACCCAACCCCCCATTTGCCTCAAAGATTGAAACTTTCCTTCGCCGGAGGCGATGGGGTTGGGCGTGGTGTTGGTGGTGGTAGTGGTGGTGGAGGTGGTGGTGGAAGTGAAAGTTGGGGGGATAATGATGATGGAGATTCCAAAGATTCATCTTTTGGGATTTTGGGTCTTTTTCTGAATGGATGGAGATCAAGGGTTGCTGCTGATCCACAATTTCCTTTTAAGGTTTTGATGGAAGAGTTAGTTGGTGTTACTGCTTGTGTTTTAGGTGATATGGCTTCTAGGCCTAATTTTGGGTTGAATGAACTTGACTTTGTTTTTTCAACTCTTGTTGTTGGTGCTATTCTTAATTTCACACTCATGTATCTATTAGCACCTACTTTGGGATCTTCTTCAGCTAGTGTTCCAGCTATCTTTGCATCTTGTCCCAAGAGTCACATGTTTGAACCTGGTgtttttagtttattgaataGGTTAGGTACTTTGGTTTATAAAGGAGCCATTTTTTCTGCTGTTGGATTTGGTGCTGGTCTTGTTGGAACTGCAGTTTCAAATGGGTTGATcacaatgaagaagaaaatggaTCCAAACTTTGAGACACCAAACAAGCCTCCACCTACTTTACTCAATGCTTTAACTTGGGCTGCTCATATGGGTTTAAGTAGTAATCTTAGGTACCAAACTCTAAATGGTGCTGAGTTTGTGTTGGAGAAAGGGCTCAGTCCTTTGGCATTCAAGACCTCAGTGTTGGTGCTTAGGGTTGTGAACAATGTTCTTGGAGGTGTGTCTTTTGTGATGTTAGCAAGGTTGACAGGTTCACAAGGTGTTGATAGTGAAGAGAAGGCATCACAATCACAATTGGAGGTTGGATTTGGTGAGAAGGTGGAAGAGGCTTTGGAGAATAGCAACCAAACAAATCCATCAAATTGA